One region of Triticum aestivum cultivar Chinese Spring chromosome 6B, IWGSC CS RefSeq v2.1, whole genome shotgun sequence genomic DNA includes:
- the LOC123137551 gene encoding uncharacterized protein isoform X1 produces the protein MQMSTDPNHYGVFPHSFFGQHVVSFQTSAITNGPGAMPVCLDTSSGINGNLAVLNTTPSTIVSTASPNMIPDSSQSLKYGGPMAVEWSYPELQMLNDGLHKYASEPGIMKYIKIAAMLPEKTVRDVAMRCQWMAEKQNTRRRKTEEHNGGRKIKDRKAVSQDKMVESSLWANNRSVPVDTRGPSVTTASGNAASDIDRAMLNVLEENARLLNQIEANILTSQAQNNIDLFHRTRSNINNLLRSMSQIPGIMSKMPRLPISVDEKLCSYLLPGVNLAQVLSSSYLKEEPRGNW, from the exons ATGCAGATGTCAACAGATCCTAACCACTACGGCGTATTTCCGCATTCGTTCTTCGGCCAACATGTGGTTTCATTTCAGACGAGTGCAATTACCAACGGGCCGGGAGCCATGCCGGTCTGCCTGGACACTTCCAGTGGGATAAATGGTAATCTGGCAGTGTTGAACACTACACCTTCGACGATTGTATCCACTGCTTCACCCAACATGATTCCTGATTCTAGCCAGAGCCTAAAGTATGGAGGTCCAATGGCTGTGGAGTGGTCATACCCTGAGTTACAGATGCTTAATGACGGCCTCCATAA GTATGCAAGTGAACCGGGAATCATGAAGTATATCAAGATAGCAGCAATGTTGCCAGAGAAGACAGTAAGAGATGTGGCCATGAGATGCCAGTGGATGGCG GAAAAACAAAATACAAGACGACGGAAGACTGAAGAACacaatggtggaagaaagattaaagATAGAAAG GCTGTATCTCAGGACAAAATGGTGGAGTCGTCATTGTGGGCTAACAATCGTTCTGTTCCAGTAGACACCAGAGGTCCTTCTGTTACGACAG CTTCTGGGAATGCAGCCTCTGACATCGACCGTGCAATGCTTAATGTATTGGAAGAAAATGCTCGACTTCTCAATCAAATAGAAGCAAATATTTTGACATCACAG GCTCAGAACAACATTGATCTTTTCCATCGCACAAGAAGTAACATCAATAATCTTCTACGAAG CATGAGCCAAATACCTGGAATAATGAGCAAGATGCCTAGGTTGCCTATTTCAGTGGATGAAAAGCTTTGCAGTTATCTGCTCCCTGGTGTTAATTTG GCCCAAGTTCTTAGCAGCAGCTACCTGAAAGAGGAGCCAAGAGGAAACTGGTGA
- the LOC123137551 gene encoding uncharacterized protein isoform X3 codes for MQMSTDPNHYGVFPHSFFGQHVVSFQTSAITNGPGAMPVCLDTSSGINGNLAVLNTTPSTIVSTASPNMIPDSSQSLKYGGPMAVEWSYPELQMLNDGLHKYASEPGIMKYIKIAAMLPEKTVRDVAMRCQWMAEKQNTRRRKTEEHNGGRKIKDRKAVSQDKMVESSLWANNRSVPVDTRGPSVTTASGNAASDIDRAMLNVLEENARLLNQIEANILTSQAQNNIDLFHRTRSNINNLLRSMSQIPGIMSKMPRLPISVDEKLCSYLLPGVNLHQIVYWNGHS; via the exons ATGCAGATGTCAACAGATCCTAACCACTACGGCGTATTTCCGCATTCGTTCTTCGGCCAACATGTGGTTTCATTTCAGACGAGTGCAATTACCAACGGGCCGGGAGCCATGCCGGTCTGCCTGGACACTTCCAGTGGGATAAATGGTAATCTGGCAGTGTTGAACACTACACCTTCGACGATTGTATCCACTGCTTCACCCAACATGATTCCTGATTCTAGCCAGAGCCTAAAGTATGGAGGTCCAATGGCTGTGGAGTGGTCATACCCTGAGTTACAGATGCTTAATGACGGCCTCCATAA GTATGCAAGTGAACCGGGAATCATGAAGTATATCAAGATAGCAGCAATGTTGCCAGAGAAGACAGTAAGAGATGTGGCCATGAGATGCCAGTGGATGGCG GAAAAACAAAATACAAGACGACGGAAGACTGAAGAACacaatggtggaagaaagattaaagATAGAAAG GCTGTATCTCAGGACAAAATGGTGGAGTCGTCATTGTGGGCTAACAATCGTTCTGTTCCAGTAGACACCAGAGGTCCTTCTGTTACGACAG CTTCTGGGAATGCAGCCTCTGACATCGACCGTGCAATGCTTAATGTATTGGAAGAAAATGCTCGACTTCTCAATCAAATAGAAGCAAATATTTTGACATCACAG GCTCAGAACAACATTGATCTTTTCCATCGCACAAGAAGTAACATCAATAATCTTCTACGAAG CATGAGCCAAATACCTGGAATAATGAGCAAGATGCCTAGGTTGCCTATTTCAGTGGATGAAAAGCTTTGCAGTTATCTGCTCCCTGGTGTTAATTTG CACCAGATTGTATACTGGAATGGCCACTCTTGA
- the LOC123137551 gene encoding uncharacterized protein isoform X2, with protein sequence MQMSTDPNHYGVFPHSFFGQHVVSFQTSAITNGPGAMPVCLDTSSGINGNLAVLNTTPSTIVSTASPNMIPDSSQSLKYGGPMAVEWSYPELQMLNDGLHKYASEPGIMKYIKIAAMLPEKTVRDVAMRCQWMAEKQNTRRRKTEEHNGGRKIKDRKDKMVESSLWANNRSVPVDTRGPSVTTASGNAASDIDRAMLNVLEENARLLNQIEANILTSQAQNNIDLFHRTRSNINNLLRSMSQIPGIMSKMPRLPISVDEKLCSYLLPGVNLAQVLSSSYLKEEPRGNW encoded by the exons ATGCAGATGTCAACAGATCCTAACCACTACGGCGTATTTCCGCATTCGTTCTTCGGCCAACATGTGGTTTCATTTCAGACGAGTGCAATTACCAACGGGCCGGGAGCCATGCCGGTCTGCCTGGACACTTCCAGTGGGATAAATGGTAATCTGGCAGTGTTGAACACTACACCTTCGACGATTGTATCCACTGCTTCACCCAACATGATTCCTGATTCTAGCCAGAGCCTAAAGTATGGAGGTCCAATGGCTGTGGAGTGGTCATACCCTGAGTTACAGATGCTTAATGACGGCCTCCATAA GTATGCAAGTGAACCGGGAATCATGAAGTATATCAAGATAGCAGCAATGTTGCCAGAGAAGACAGTAAGAGATGTGGCCATGAGATGCCAGTGGATGGCG GAAAAACAAAATACAAGACGACGGAAGACTGAAGAACacaatggtggaagaaagattaaagATAGAAAG GACAAAATGGTGGAGTCGTCATTGTGGGCTAACAATCGTTCTGTTCCAGTAGACACCAGAGGTCCTTCTGTTACGACAG CTTCTGGGAATGCAGCCTCTGACATCGACCGTGCAATGCTTAATGTATTGGAAGAAAATGCTCGACTTCTCAATCAAATAGAAGCAAATATTTTGACATCACAG GCTCAGAACAACATTGATCTTTTCCATCGCACAAGAAGTAACATCAATAATCTTCTACGAAG CATGAGCCAAATACCTGGAATAATGAGCAAGATGCCTAGGTTGCCTATTTCAGTGGATGAAAAGCTTTGCAGTTATCTGCTCCCTGGTGTTAATTTG GCCCAAGTTCTTAGCAGCAGCTACCTGAAAGAGGAGCCAAGAGGAAACTGGTGA